AACGGAAATATTGTTGAATTTTGACGTTGTTGACACAGGGAAAGGATTTAGCGCGCAAGACGCCGAGCGGCTCATGCAACGGTTTAGCCAACTGGGCCAAAATGCATCGCAGCAGAATGCGGGGAGTGGACTTGGTTTGTTCTTGTCTAAGCAGCTGGTCGAGATGCACGGTGGCCGGTTGACCCCGAGTAGCaaagaaggacaaggagcTAAATTCTCGTTCTACGTCAAACTCGATgccccgccgccgccggctcCTGGCGAAGGCGCCTTTGCACGAGAAACACGTGCTCCTTCGAAAACGACCTCGTTCCAAAAGTTGCTTTTTTCGTCCAAGGATGCATTGGATCCGAAGCCCGCGGAAGCTGTTGACATTCCACCAGCACTAGAGTCCCCGCTTTCTCAACCTCTAACTAGTTCAGACCTTTCTGCTCGCTTTGGCCTGGGGGCCTCATCAGCAcgctcttctttctcctctccccTGCCGACCCCTGATATGCATAATATCGACCCTATGACTAGAGTCGACACTTCCAAGTCACTAACTAGCCAGCCTGATGCACCAGCCACCCCATCTTCCGGCGTCACGACTGAAGTGGAATCGAAGTTGGAGACCTTACAATGTGAGGGCACTTATTCAATTGTCATCCTATGTCCATTGGAAAACACACGCGAAGCCATTACGCAACACATCGAGCAAGTAGTGCCGCATGAGATTCAACATTCAATCACATCATTCCCCGATGTTGAGGACTGGAAGGATTCAACCGACTTTGATTCAGGCTCTCAGGTGACTCACCTAGTGGTTAATCTGCCTAGCGTTGATGAGGTTATGGAGGCTGTCAACTTCGTTGCGGCTTCCGAGCTTGGCAAGGCGCCAACCCTTGTCATTATCTCGGATCTCTACCAAAAACGACAAATTAATTCCAATATCAAGGAGCTTTCTTCGAGCGGACGGCGTGTTTTCACCGTACCGAAACCTGTCAAACCCTCTGCATTCTCGCCGATTTTCGACCCAGGAAATAGACGCGATCTCAGCAAGGATCGGAACCAAGACATGGCTCGCGAGATCAACAATAACTTTAAGACCATGTCTAAAATGGTAAAAGAGGTTATTGGAAATAAGGGCTACCGGGTATTGCTtgttgaggacgatgaaACAAATCGCATGGTACGTGAATTGGATGATTCAAGCTTTCTCCAGCAGtggtttcttctgtttcaCACAAGCCTTGCTGACGATTCTTAGGTTATGATGAAGTATCTCGACAAGATCAAGGTCATGGCAGAAACTGCAGGCGATGGCCAGCAGTGCACGGACATGGTCTTCTCGAAAGAGCCAGGATACTATTCCTTGATCATAGTGAGCATTAGAGTATCTCTGTCCGTAAATTTACACAACTAATTACCATATAGTGCGATATTCAAATGCCCATCAAGAACGGCTACGAGACATGCCGCGAAATTCGTACATGGGAAATGAAGAATCATTATCCCCAAATCCCAATCATGGCTCTCTCTGCGAATGCAATGACCGACCAAATTGAAGACGCAGCGCGCGCCGGATTCAATGATTACGTTACGAAGCCAATCAAGCACAATGAATTGGGAaagatgatgatgggccTTCTTGACCCCGCCCGACCACTGCTCCTACTTCGAGACCGACTCAGGGAAGGAAGCGAGGACAGCCATCGCGCAGGGTAAAGAGCTCCTCTGGTGTACGACTCACTCTTGAGAAGCCTGTCGCTACTTGATCGGGGTTTGGGATATGCATATACGCCTTTTCAAATGACCTGCCCAGAATCATGCATTCACGGCTGCGATGTTCGTGCAACACCACTTTTCTTGCTGACTATTGCTCTGGGATTTTAGCGTTGATGGATATCGTCGAATGGATTGCGCATCAGGCTGATTTCAAGTCTAACACTTTACTTCAGCCCGTTGTCCTTTTAACCTAATGATTGTGGacttgttttttttttctttcgtTTTTTTTACCCTCGTGCATCTATCTGCATTCGGCTTTGCGTGTTATGGATACCAATGAGCATCAAGGGGGTTTGCAATTTCAGGAGTCTTGTTATTTTGGACCTTTCAGCTCATTGCATGGCGTCGGCTTTGATCAGGgttactttctttcttgggCAGTACCTATACCTTCAACTTCGCGCGCCGTCGTCCAAACTGTTGAACGACATTTTACACTACACTACTTCATTATACCTTCATACTTTTACTTTCGGAAATTTGTATTCTCAGACACCCACTTGTTTTCcccctctttttcttctttttcttttcttctttgctACACATACGGCGCCTCCCTCCACGCATCTATCCTCCGAGTCctgttttcctctttctttctctgccGAAGTAAAATCAAAAATTTGCTTCTATATCATTGATTGGTGACACATGTGCTGGGAAGATTAGATACGGGGGCTGTTATAGTGATAATTTTGAAAGGATACCCGCCCGAAATAGCAATTCGATACACTGCTTGAATATGAATTCATGGAATCTTCATGCTTATATAAACATCTACTGTATGTATGACTATGCGATGATCGGGTTGTGTATGAGATGGGAAAGGCCGAACCCTCGCAAGGGCCGGTTTACTCTTAGTACTTATTGGACATACTAGTAACACGCTGCttttagttaaataatatccGTTGGTATCGGACACCGTATTAAGATCGAGGAATGCGAACGTGATTAAGAAAACTACTAAGCTTAGGCAACAAAACTGGCAAGCTTTGCTTTGGAGGGGGAATGGATATCAATGATCACTTTCGTCGAGACATCCATCTGGTTAACAAAGCGCCGGCTCAATTAGCCGAAGAACCTACGGTCTTCGTCGCAACTTCAAAGACACGTGTAAAAAGATGTCTTGAGCTCCGGGTAAAGCCAACTAGGTATATGAATGGCTCAATGTTAGCATTGGAATTCATCTTTGCCGGAAGGAGAAAACGCTGCATGTTCTCCTACTCCATCCTGGCTATCAGGCGACTCGATTGCGCGGTTCTTTGGTAGGAAGCCAGAAAGAAGGCGCAAACGGGATAGGGTCCTGTCTCTGGGAGCTAGTTCTCTTTCGACGGTCCAGTGGAGGAAAAGACGGCTGGTTGGCCTGTATGAAGGAGGCAAGTCACTGTTGGGTTTGCATGTGGCGGTGAGAAACTGCGCAAGAGCAAACGAGCGATAGGCGAATTCGACGTAACCCCACATTCGTTGCATCCACCATCTGCATTCATGGCCATTCAGAAGTCAAAAACAATCATCGCTctcgaggaggagaatgatGGTGCTGATGATCCTGAATCATGGGTACTGGAAAATGGGTGACACTGGAGTTGATGTTGTCTCAGACGAACAAAACGAAAAAGTGCAACGACCATAGAACTGAGTCATTCTCATACGATAGGATTCCCGTCTTATTGTGCAATTTGGTTGGGCTTTATagggggaaaaaagaaaaaaagagagagagatgaaaATGTACCAGAAAGGTGCGCGATTGATGATGGTTGAGCCGATGCAACATGGGCAAAATGTCGAGCAGAATGGTGCATAAGGCTACCCGAGCAAGAGGAGTACCAGGAAGTTCCGTGAGCCGCTAGACTAATACTCGGAGCCAGAATACCAAGGGACTGCTCTCGCCTTCGTGGCTCCAGTGATCTGTTGGGACCTGCGAGAGCCTGCGTCAGATAGCAGCAGAAGGGAGTGTCGGGCCAAAGATTCCAGGACAAGGAAGCAGTCGAGACCATAGATGCCGTGAAGATCCATGACTTCAAAGAGTTACCCTGCCCAAATCCTGAATTTTGCGTTTGGTATTGTTGGGCTTGTGTATTACCGAATACCCCGGTTAGGCTCATGCGTGAGGATAGAACAGCGTCATCTTTTCGCGGTCAATCTGCGAAGCTTTTTCTGTTTGGAGGAGTCCAGGCGTCTTTCGAACGGGAGGAAAGGACTGGCCAACGGGATAAGGCGACAATTGTAACGGTGCGAGGCAGCAATCATGCAGGGCGTTGGCAACATTTGGTGCTTGCATACGAGGCCCCGGCAACATGGATCTCAGTGGTTTCGGTGGATTACCAGAGGATGTTATCGTGAGAAAGCCCAAGAGCCTGAGTGGCGTTTGTCTATCCAGCCCAAATCAATGGTCCAGTTGAAGACGAGCAGACCTGCACTCCCTGTGTCCGAGACCACGCCCGAGACCGTCATGTCATGTCATGTCATGTCAGCGGATGAAGTTGGGAGGTGGTGATTTGTGCCAAATGGTGAGttggttttctttctccacTCCCTGCAGGTCTGCTGCGGGCTTTTCTCCGTCCGAAAGCTCAGAGCAGCAAAAGGATGCTCGCCGTAGTGCCGTCTTCGGTCCTTGTTTGGCGGCTGAGTAGGTACACAGGCTGCCTGTTCCTGTACATAGGTCGAACTAGGTCCACCTGAACGAGTTCCCCGTCGAGCAGGCTATTCTGGCCGCGTTTAAAGCGCTTGCGGCCGTTTGGTTTTCTGCAGCTTGACCTGGTCGCCCTTGTGTGAAGCTGTTTTCCGGGGTCGCGGTCCAAGTAGGTAACAACCGCCGAAGTGCGGACATCAAGAAAAACTCTGAATGCCAACCCATCGGACGCTCCTTCCCTCGACCAGGGTGGACGGCCTTTTCCCGTTACACGGTCACGGTTTCCCTCTCGAACACCGTGCCACTTGGTCGATTTCAGGCTGTTGGTACCGGCGCGGTACGAGACAGACCTGGGGCCGAAAACAAAGACATTTGGCGGACTCTTGGGCCTCTCTTCGGCCTCAGCTCATGCACTGGTGTCCAACTGCCTTGGAGTTTGATACCTGCCGGCACTTTCTCATATTCCGAACTCTGTGATTGCGTCAGCCCCCGCATATCACACTGTATCTATCCATCTGCCGCGGATttgcaaaagaaaaaaagggcaTCGGAAGGTAT
The nucleotide sequence above comes from Aspergillus puulaauensis MK2 DNA, chromosome 3, nearly complete sequence. Encoded proteins:
- a CDS encoding uncharacterized protein (TransMembrane:2 (i12-38o69-89i)) — translated: MSIKGVCNFRSLVILDLSAHCMASALIRVTFFLGQYLYLQLRAPSSKLLNDILHYTTSLYLHTFTFGNLYSQTPTCFPPLFLLFLFFFATHTAPPSTHLSSESCFPLSFSAEVKSKICFYIIDW